A segment of the Nitrosospira briensis C-128 genome:
AGCGCATATTTTTCTTATGGAAACCAGTGATCTGCCGCGACATCAGTTAATTAGAAGTCTCACAGCAACGCCTACCGAGGGAGCTGCCGATGCCGCGATTACCTTATGGGAGCATCTGACAGCCCAAATCATTTCGATCGTAGGTGAAGATGGTTTCAATGCCCTTTACGTGAGGAGCATATTTCTGAACCAACGTACATTTCCCTGGCTTCCTACGGGCTCTCTTCCACCACAGACTGATCACCCATTCGCGGATTTAAAAATGAGCTTTGAAGGACGACCCCCTGCGCAAGCCAGCGAAGCCAATAGTCTGTTATTAATCACTTTAACTGACATCCTGGCCTCGTTAATTGGCGAGCAGTTAGTCAACCGTATTCTACGTTTGGCTTGGGGCGCGGAAATTCCGAACGAGACTGGCAAGGAGTTCAAAAATGAGTGAAAAACTGAGCATACGTCGCCTGGCAACGGGCGTACCGGGTCTGGACAGCCTGTTGGGCGGAGGCCTGCCGGAATTTTCGTTTAACCTTATAGCAGGTTCGCCGGGAAGTGGAAAAACGACCCTCGCTCATCAAATCATGTTTTCGTTGGCAACGCCAAATAATCGGGCGCTATTCTTCACGGTACTCGGCGAACCTGCTTTAAAGATGCTTCGTTATCAACAGCAGTTTCCGTTTTTTGAAGTTGATAAAATTGCGGAATCCATTCGCTTCATCAACCTGTCTGCCGATCTCATGGAGGGAAATTTTGACCGCGTATTAATGCGCATTGCGGAAGAGGTGAAAGACTTTGCTCCCAGCTTTGTATTTGTTGATTCTTTTCGATCGGTGGTACAGGCAGCGAGGCAGGGGGAACAGAGCGTGTTCGAACTGCAGCGGTTTATCCAGCAACTGGGCATGCAAATGACGACCTGGCAGGCAACGACATTTTTAATCGGTGAATATCTGGCGCCGGAATCAGAGTCAAGCCCCGTCTTTACAGTGGCGGATGGCATTCTGTGGCTTTCCCAGAATATGCATCGGAATTCAATGGTACGCAAGATGCAAGTGATCAAAATGCGCGGCCAGGCTCAGGCACTGGGTTTGCATACGTTTCGAATCAGTGATGAAGGAATCGAAGTTTTTCCCCGTGCGATTATCGAACAAGGCACAACGGTTGAGTCGGTATCTATCGGCGAGAAACGCATTTCCCTGGGAATACCTGGCCTCGATGAAATGCTTGGTGGCGGCTTGCCAGCGGGATATTCGCTACTCGTGGTCGGGCCATCCGGTTCTGGAAAAACAATAGTGGCAACAGAATTTCTGAGCGAAGGTGCGCGCAGAGGAGAGCCAGGTGTCATTGCGGCGTTTGAGAAGAGCCCAAGCCAATTGCTGAGCAACAAGCTGTCTGCCTTGGTGAAGAGTGGGAAAGTTGGGGTGATTAACACACGCTCCCTGGATTTGTCGATTGACGAAACCTTGCAGGATTTGATTGAAATGATTAATCAAATGGGGGCAAAGCGGCTCGTCATTGACTCCTTGTCCGGATTTGAGTTGGCACTGGCACCCGAGTTTAGCGAAGATTTTCGCGGATCGCTGTACAGGATGATTGCCCAGCTTACTAACATGGGCGTGACCATATTAATGACCTCTGAACTGGAAGATCGTTACACTGATTTGCGCTTCAGTCCGTTTGGAAGTGCTTTTCTCGCCGATGCAATTATCGTGCAGCGCTATGTCGAACTCGAAGGCCAGCTCAAACGCGTCTTCTCCGTCGTTAAAGTCCGTGGCAGCAATCACAGTAAGGACGTTCGATTGTTCGATATTACCAGCGAAGGCATCATTATCGGTGAGGCCTTGTCCGGGTATGCCGGCATCCTGTCGGGCAAGCCAACCATCAGCCCTGGTTAGGGATCAGGTGATTCAAGGTGGCAATGAGCGGAAATGACAATGACAGCGCTTCTGACCCCGACGAATCAGATCAACCGCACTTTTCAAGCCAGCACAAGGATAGGTTGACAGCTTCTCGGGAAAAGGATATCCCACGCAGGGAAAGTGCTGTCGTTGACGATGAGGCGGCTGTTTTGCGGCGCGAAAAATCCGCTACCGCACGGGAAGACGCCGCGCATTTGCGTGAAAAAGCCGCCGACTTACGCGAAGATGCTGCCCATCTGCGCGAAGGAGCGGCACAGATACGGGAAGGGGAAGCCCACGCACGAGAAGGGGTGGCCACCTTGCGTGAGGGGGTAATCCGCGCCGAAGATGCGGCACAGGCAAAAAGGTCCGAAGATCGCTTGAGGATGATGCAGGACGCGAACGCACAGCTGGTCATCTCTGGAATTGAAGCCCATAAAATGACCCAGCAAGTCGAAACCGCTAAAGCTCAGCTGGATCATCTGGCCCACCATGATGTTCTTACCGGTTTACCTAATCGAATGCTCCTGCAGGACCGGCTTAGCTACGCGATTGAGCTGGCCCGTCGCCAAGGTCGGCAATTTGCGATGCTGTTCATGGATCTGGATCGATTTAAACACATCAACGATTCCCTGGGACATGCGGTTGGCGACCAGCTGCTACAGTCGGTTGCACGCCGCCTGGTGCGTTGTATGCGCCATTCGGATACTGTCAGTCGGCAGGGTGGCGACGAATTCGTGGTGCTGCTTTCTACTATCAAGCATCCAGACGACGCGGCAATCAGTGCACAAAAAATACTTACTGCGCTAGCTGTTCCACATCTCATCGGTGAGCTTGAGCTCCACGTGTCGGTAAGTATCGGCATCAGCATTTACCCAGACGACGGGCGGGACGCGGAAGCCCTGACCAAAAGTGCGGACACGGCGATGTACCACGCCAAGGAAAATGGACGCGATAATTACAAATTCTTCGAGCAGGCCATGAATATTCGGGCCGTTCAGCGTCAGTCGATCGAGGTCGGTCTGCGCCGAGCACTGGAACGGCAGGAATTCGTGCTGCACTATCAGCCAAAAATAAATCTTCACAGCAACTTGATTGTCGGTGTCGAGGCGCTTATTCGCTGGCAGCATCCGGAACGAGGGCTGATGCCGCCATTGCAGTTCTTACCCATCGCCGAAGACTGCGGGTTAATCCTGCCCATTGGCCGATGGGTTCTGCGCGAAGCCTGTCTTCAGGCCCAAGCCTGGATACGGATTGGCTTGCGGCCGATCACCATTGCAGTCAATACCTCTGCACTCGAGTTCAACGCCACGGATTTTCTGGAAAATATACGCGCGACGCTTGACGATACGGGCCTGGAGCCGCGCTATCTGGAGCTCGAACTGACCGAAAGCGTCCTTATGCGGGATGCCGAGTTTACCGATTCCATACTGCATGGACTCGCAGACCTGGGCGTCAAGCTCGCGATCGATGACTTCGGCACAGGCTATTCCAGCCTCAGCTATTTGAGGCAGTTTCCGATCGATACCCTGAAGATCGACCAGTCGTTCGTGAGCCGAATTACCAGCAGCCCGGACGATGCCACCATTGTCAGCGCCGTAATCAACATGAGCAAAAGCCTCAAGCTGCGCGTCATCGCGGAAGGCGTGGAAACACCAGAACAGCGTACATTTCTTCTGGCTCAGCATTGCGATGAGGGCCAAGGCTATTATTTCAGCCATCCGATAACGGCAGAGGCGCTCACCACCTTATTGCAAACCGGTATTAAACCTGCCCCTCACATTTGACAACTAAAACTTTTTGCTTCTGATTCATAGCCCGCATGAGCCGTATTTAGATGGCGACAGCACGCTCCAACCCTTCACACAATCTATAAAGTCAGACTCAATTGATCTTGTATTGTTCTGATCGCTGTCTCCATCCTTGCCGCGGATCTAACCGCATCTTCAATTTACCCCGGTTCAGAAAACACCCGATCGCAACAGGAAAGGCAATATATCGATTCTTTCTGCGAGCTTGGGTACGTATGGTCTAGACGGTTGGAACAATTCTTATCGATCGCGTCTGATCTCATAGGCTCTCTACGCGCAATAATAGGAAACCTTCATGGTTCAATAATCAATGGCAAATTTACTTTTCAGATCATTATCCTTGGCAAATAATAAGAACGTCAACCATAGCTAATTGCTCTGCGTTAACTGTTCTGACTTATGTAGTTTAAGAGTCATAGACTACTCCGTAAAATCAAGTACTTAAGAAATAATGTAGTTTTTTCAAGCTTTGCAACAACAAGAGGGGAATCAAAATGGCTGGGAAATTCGAGATTTATAAAGATAAAGCGGGTGAATTCAGATTCAGATTGAAAGCAAGCAACGGACAAACCATCCTTGCAAGCGAAGGCTACGAGGCTAAAGCCGGCTGCACCAACGGCATAGCATCCGTCAAAAAAAATGCGCCTGACGATGCGCGCTATGAGCGCAAAACAACCGAAAGCGGCAAATTCAGGTTCAACCTCAAATCAGGGAATCATCAGGTAATCGGCACGAGCGAGTCTTATGAATCAGAATCTGCTCGAGATAATGGCATCGAGTCGGTCAAGAAAAACGCACCCGATGCTTCGATAAGCGATACCACTGGCTGATGTGGAAGGGCTTCCATCAGGAAGCCCTTCTCATCCACTCACCGGATTGCGGGAACAGGCTGGAATGTTCCCGCTGACGTCTCTTACGAGATCGAATTTCTATATCGTCAGTACAAAACCAATAATAACCCCCACTACGATTTTTGCCACTATATTGTCTTTTAGCCAAGCCTCGACCTTTTGGGTGAAAACGGGACGATTTTTTTCCGATAAGACCGAATCAAGTATCTTGCCTGGCCATGCCATATCGTCAGGCTGACAGTCCCGCTCCTCTGGTTTACCAAAATTCCTTACCAAATACACTGCCAATCGCTCGGCGATCCAGCCCGACGCATATAATGCCGCCGCAACAAGAAGAAAGTAGGGAAGCGCGATAAGGAACTTGATGGATTTGTCCGCATATTGCTCCATCAAGGGATAACCAAAACTATTCAGCGAGACGAAAATCACCCATAACATCGGGAGAAATAAACAAATCATCAGAACATGAAAAAAAGCCTGTTTCATAGCTCCCCCTTCTCTTTTGGACTCTAAACAAGTATCAAAGAATTGTTACTTCAGGAATAGCCTAGTAAGTCAGCCGAATTCATCAATTACGTACCCGTCTCATGGTTGTATGTTACGCCCCGTATGATCATGAGCCGTACAGGCAGCCTTGCGGTTCCCATATGTTATGCACTAGACTGCCACAAGATATGTGAAGAAGACGTCACATAAATGTGATTAACTTGTTAACAATTGAAATTAATTGGCAAACGGAAGGAAGACATGACTGTCTGAGGTGCAGGGCGGCTTTTGCGAGCGCCTGGTTAATCGCGCTTGGCTAGCGCTTGCTCGATTTGTTCTAAATCCTGCTGAATTTGTTCCACTGATGCAGCCAGATAGATAAGGCCAAGGTAAAGATTATATTTTTCCGGCTGGGCTTGCTCGTCACCATACAAATTAAGGTTTTCCACAAACATTCTTTTCGCATCTGAGGCAACTGACATGTCAGATCTCCGGTACTATGAATAGTTGACGGGTTCGAGGTTCAATTCAACCCGGATAACCCATTAGGACGCGAGATGATGGCGAGGCAGATTGCGAGACAGTTTTGCCGGTTGAGAGAAGTCCATAGCTTGGTCTATGGACGCCGCGCAGGTAGCAAAGATGGCGGCGAAAATGGCCACAAACTAACCGCCAGCACTCGCGTAGGCTCGCAGAGCCGCCTAATGAATTATCTGGGTTAAAGACGTGGCCTTGAATCATCCGCCAAATGACCTATCCTGTCGCTTGAACCAGGATAGGGCATTCTCAAAATGCTGAGGCTGGAAATCCGGCCAGTATTCGTCCCGGATATAGAAATCGGCATAAACCGATTGCACCGGCAGAAAGCCGCTCAGACGACGCCCTCCTCCCCATCTTACAATGAGATCCAGGCGCGAAACGTCGTTTGAACGCAAATTGCCATCTTTAAGGCCTCCCAGATCCCATTCCCAGCCATAGTTAATAAGTAAGTTGACTTTCATGCCTGTACCCTGACGCGTCCTGAATTCTTCCAGTACGGTGGGAAACTGCGCTGAAGTCTCATCGCCTACAACAAGCAGGGCCGCTCCCCTCCGCGCAATTTCAAAAGCAAATGCCACGGATGCATCGGTAAAAGCAAGTTTCTGAGCCTTGGGCCTTTTGGTATTGTCTTGCGTAAAACAATAAATAGAAGCTTCATCTATTCCGCGATCTTTGCATATTTCATATAAGGCGAGTCCCGGGTCGATGCCACAACCATACCCATCCTCTTTAGGCAGGCCGCGATGCTGGGCCCAGCGGCGATTACCATCGGGAATGAAGCCGATATGACGAGGCGTACGGTTTTTTGCCATTTATATCCTTATACAAAACATTCGAGATTGCGCGGCAGGGCGCTGAAATTATATCTTTTTTTTCGCTTCCTCTGCCAGATACAGCCAAGTATCGACCACTGTATCAGGATTCAGCGACAGGCTTTCGATTCCTTCTTCCATTAGCCATCGTGCCAAATCCGGATGATCGGATGGGCCTTGGCCGCATATCCCCACATATTTATTCGCTCTACGGCATGCTTGAATAGCCATCCGCAGCAGCGCCTTCACCGCCGGGTCACGCTCGTCGAAGGATTCGGCGACGAGGCTGGAATCGCGGTCCAACCCAAGAGTGAGCTGTGTAAGATCATTGGACCCAATGGAAAAACCATCGAAGTACGCCAGGAATTGATCCGCCAGCAGCGCATTGGAGGGAATTTCACACATCATGATGAGCCGCAATCCGTTCTCGCCGCGCTTCAAGCCGTTCTCTTCAAGTAACTCTATTACTCGCCTGGCTTCAGCCAGCGTCCGCACGAAGGGGACCATGATTTCCAGATTGGTAAGACCCATTTCAATTCGCGCTTTTTTCAATGCCCGGCATTCCAGTTCGAAACAGTCACGAAAATCTGCTGCGACATAGCGCGAAGCGCCACGAAAGCCCAGCATGGGGTTTTCCTCGGTGGGCTCATACTGTTGGCCGCCAATAAGACTGGAATATTCATTGGACTTGAAGTCGGACAGACGGACAATGACGGGTTTAGGAAAAAACGCGGCGCCCAGCATGGCGACGCCCTCTGTCAACTTCTCCACATAGAAGCTGACCGGATCGGGGTAACCTGCGTTTTGGCTTTCCACCTGCTGTTTCAAGTCCCGTGGAAGATCAGGATAATGCAGCACCGCTTTGGGATGTATGCCGATCATGCGAGCGATGATGAACTCCAGCCGCGCGAGCCCTACGCCATCATTCGGCAACCGCTGAAATCCAAATGCCAGTTCGGGGTTGCCTACATTCATGGTGATCTTGACCGGCGGCTTCGGCATACTTTGGAGCGCGAGATCGGTTACTTCAATTTCCAGCACACCGCGGTAGATATGGCCGGTGTCGCCCTCCGTGCAAGATACCGTGACCATCTCGTTTTCCGTCAATAAACCGGTTGCGTTACCACAGCCCACCACCGCCGGAATGCCCAATTCACGCGCAATGATGGCGGCATGGCAAGTCCGGCCACCGCGATTGGTCACAATGGCCGAAGCGCGCTTCATTACAGGTTCCCAATCGGGATCGGTCATGTCGGTCACCAGAACGTCACCTTCCCGCACGCGCGACATTTCGCTGGCGTCCAGGATCAGGCGCACCGGTCCACTGCCTATCTTCTGGCCGATGGCTCGCCCTGAAGCCAACACATCCGACTTTCCCTTCAAGCGATAGCGCCGCAACGTATCCACCCCGGCCAACGCCTGCACTGTCTCGGGCCGAGCTTGCAATATATAGAGCTTGCCGTCCAGGCCGTCCTTGCCCCATTCGATATCCATCGGCCTCTGATAATGCCGCTCGATGACAACCGCGTGGCGGGCCAACTCCTCCACCTCCGCATCGGTA
Coding sequences within it:
- a CDS encoding ATPase domain-containing protein gives rise to the protein MSEKLSIRRLATGVPGLDSLLGGGLPEFSFNLIAGSPGSGKTTLAHQIMFSLATPNNRALFFTVLGEPALKMLRYQQQFPFFEVDKIAESIRFINLSADLMEGNFDRVLMRIAEEVKDFAPSFVFVDSFRSVVQAARQGEQSVFELQRFIQQLGMQMTTWQATTFLIGEYLAPESESSPVFTVADGILWLSQNMHRNSMVRKMQVIKMRGQAQALGLHTFRISDEGIEVFPRAIIEQGTTVESVSIGEKRISLGIPGLDEMLGGGLPAGYSLLVVGPSGSGKTIVATEFLSEGARRGEPGVIAAFEKSPSQLLSNKLSALVKSGKVGVINTRSLDLSIDETLQDLIEMINQMGAKRLVIDSLSGFELALAPEFSEDFRGSLYRMIAQLTNMGVTILMTSELEDRYTDLRFSPFGSAFLADAIIVQRYVELEGQLKRVFSVVKVRGSNHSKDVRLFDITSEGIIIGEALSGYAGILSGKPTISPG
- a CDS encoding putative bifunctional diguanylate cyclase/phosphodiesterase; this translates as MSGNDNDSASDPDESDQPHFSSQHKDRLTASREKDIPRRESAVVDDEAAVLRREKSATAREDAAHLREKAADLREDAAHLREGAAQIREGEAHAREGVATLREGVIRAEDAAQAKRSEDRLRMMQDANAQLVISGIEAHKMTQQVETAKAQLDHLAHHDVLTGLPNRMLLQDRLSYAIELARRQGRQFAMLFMDLDRFKHINDSLGHAVGDQLLQSVARRLVRCMRHSDTVSRQGGDEFVVLLSTIKHPDDAAISAQKILTALAVPHLIGELELHVSVSIGISIYPDDGRDAEALTKSADTAMYHAKENGRDNYKFFEQAMNIRAVQRQSIEVGLRRALERQEFVLHYQPKINLHSNLIVGVEALIRWQHPERGLMPPLQFLPIAEDCGLILPIGRWVLREACLQAQAWIRIGLRPITIAVNTSALEFNATDFLENIRATLDDTGLEPRYLELELTESVLMRDAEFTDSILHGLADLGVKLAIDDFGTGYSSLSYLRQFPIDTLKIDQSFVSRITSSPDDATIVSAVINMSKSLKLRVIAEGVETPEQRTFLLAQHCDEGQGYYFSHPITAEALTTLLQTGIKPAPHI
- a CDS encoding YegP family protein, with amino-acid sequence MAGKFEIYKDKAGEFRFRLKASNGQTILASEGYEAKAGCTNGIASVKKNAPDDARYERKTTESGKFRFNLKSGNHQVIGTSESYESESARDNGIESVKKNAPDASISDTTG
- a CDS encoding undecaprenyl diphosphate synthase family protein, with the protein product MAKNRTPRHIGFIPDGNRRWAQHRGLPKEDGYGCGIDPGLALYEICKDRGIDEASIYCFTQDNTKRPKAQKLAFTDASVAFAFEIARRGAALLVVGDETSAQFPTVLEEFRTRQGTGMKVNLLINYGWEWDLGGLKDGNLRSNDVSRLDLIVRWGGGRRLSGFLPVQSVYADFYIRDEYWPDFQPQHFENALSWFKRQDRSFGG
- the ppsA gene encoding phosphoenolpyruvate synthase; translated protein: MNDSRYVLWFDELRMVDVSSVGGKNASLGEMISQLAEAGVRVPGGFATTADAYRDFLDQGGLTLRIEKRLSVLDIGDIKALAAAGAQIRGWIVDTPIPPRLEKEISVAYDKMLRDAGESGISVAVRSSATAEDLADASFAGQQETFLNIHGLDNLLKAVKDVFASLYNDRAISYRVHKGFIHSEVALSVGVQRMVRSDIGAAGVMFTLDTESGFDEVVFITASYGLGETVVQGAVNPDEFYVYKRTLAQGKPAILRRNLGSKLIKMQFAAGKDTGRSVETLDVEEGERRKFSITDAEVEELARHAVVIERHYQRPMDIEWGKDGLDGKLYILQARPETVQALAGVDTLRRYRLKGKSDVLASGRAIGQKIGSGPVRLILDASEMSRVREGDVLVTDMTDPDWEPVMKRASAIVTNRGGRTCHAAIIARELGIPAVVGCGNATGLLTENEMVTVSCTEGDTGHIYRGVLEIEVTDLALQSMPKPPVKITMNVGNPELAFGFQRLPNDGVGLARLEFIIARMIGIHPKAVLHYPDLPRDLKQQVESQNAGYPDPVSFYVEKLTEGVAMLGAAFFPKPVIVRLSDFKSNEYSSLIGGQQYEPTEENPMLGFRGASRYVAADFRDCFELECRALKKARIEMGLTNLEIMVPFVRTLAEARRVIELLEENGLKRGENGLRLIMMCEIPSNALLADQFLAYFDGFSIGSNDLTQLTLGLDRDSSLVAESFDERDPAVKALLRMAIQACRRANKYVGICGQGPSDHPDLARWLMEEGIESLSLNPDTVVDTWLYLAEEAKKKI